Proteins found in one Homalodisca vitripennis isolate AUS2020 chromosome 4, UT_GWSS_2.1, whole genome shotgun sequence genomic segment:
- the LOC124361174 gene encoding protein SON-like: MPELSENVSEVSADNSLQSIPVPPSPSPSTTIKSSNEILCELFGAFNATPPPLDDIVSQSVSAEKIQKKHKKRSKKKHKKLKKKRSSSSESKTSRESKKKSKKQKKESKKSTSDSESFEIRKKKKRKLGKFSEDSDSEDEPKPKKKKKNDKEKKHKSEKVKIKQEKEEHSSSKKNVDPLITTVHGSIQEDILKYAVSKIVDKVIDSTNLASEIFCKSIANVQAAKNLDVECAKVLSKPIKQEPGLVSHVSPTVVVEKAKETPPTDLAKHSEVSHIVKSIPVADVFAEDLIDCGIKKDELKSQPDKTSGKITIPNLKFSQVYQATVQKIEEEAKLKAEKYEEGELSETSSDQERSPTPSSHGSLKEEKEEKKGQREATSPPPSKRQTSTSRETSREEERQHVLRKCGLSRSREKSHGSHSDSKYRRRDKHSREKERIRHRSDSDSRERERIRHRSDSGSRDRERTRYRSDSGSRERERTRHRSNSSSRERERTRHRPRSKSRDRTKRPSEDKIDKQKLLEIARRNALNMMKNPSGAADQTKVAITSGGKTVNELTDFCKLLSKKDADGHESISSNTSHSSDSESEKPFHHPFQIRDRPNSIVMNIRNSVALPVKSHQEKTAEQSRQLRLQFPVSSGQHHRKTESEWIPVSPKKAEVIPSTQVAVIKPTTKPARVFRDAPDPPNMDISSIVSQRLMAMRRLQENPTDPEALTQMYAAQQNMQSWAESKQLPPGQFTGSTGVKVLSQAELASGYQAWARRDQLQVAAPVNSGMGMALLQKMGWRPGEGLGKNKEGTLQPLLLEVKMDKKGLVAQEELPSRQPHQIVRGPPRSLEGKHPVSLLNEYCSRRKYGPPIFELVDEAGPDHKKNFLFKVKVNGVEYKPAVGSPKKKQARAEAAEVCLKTLGILPSK, from the exons ATGCCGGAGTTATCAGAGAATGTGAGCGAGGTCTCAGCTGACAACTCCCTACAGAGTATCCCGGTTCCTCCATCGCCGAGCCCTTCAACTACAATCAAATCTTCTAATGAGATTCTGTGTGAATTGTTTGGCGCCTTCAACGCCACACCTCCTCCCTTGGATGACATCGTATCTCAGAGCGTGTCTGCAGAAAAAAtccaaaagaaacataaaaagcGTAGCaagaaaaaacataagaaattaaaaaagaaacgcTCTTCAAGTTCAGAATCAAAAACCAGCCGGGAGTCGAAGAAGaagagtaaaaaacaaaaaaaagagtCGAAAAAGAGTACCTCGGATTCTGAATCGTTTGAaatcaggaaaaaaaaaaagagaaaattaggAAAATTCAGTGAAGATTCGGACAGTGAAGATGAACCAAAAcctaagaagaagaagaaaaatgaTAAAGAGAAAAAACATAAGAGTGAGAAAGTGAAAATTAAACAGGAAAAGGAGGAACATAGTTCCAGTAAGAAAAATGTGGACCCTTTGATCACGACAGTGCACGGTTCAATTCAAGAAGATATTTTGAAGTATGCTGTTAGTAAAATTGTAGACAAAGTTATTGACAGTACAAACCTGGCTTCAGAAATTTTCTGTAAGAGCATTGCAAATGTTCAGGCTGCTAAAAATCTGGATGTTGAATGTGCAAAAGTTCTTTCTAAACCGATAAAACAGGAGCCAGGACTAGTTAGCCATGTGTCTCCAACAGTGGTGGTTGAGAAAGCTAAAGAAACACCACCCACAGACCTCGCTAAACACTCTGAAGTAAGTCATATTGTGAAGTCTATTCCTGTGGCAGACGTCTTTGCAGAAGACCTTATAGACTGTGGAATAAAGAAGGATGAGCTTAAATCTCAACCAg ATAAAACCAGCGGCAAGATAACCATACCGAACCTAAAGTTCAGCCAGGTTTACCAGGCCACTGTACAAAAGATCGAGGAGGAGGCCAAACTGAAGGCAGAGAAGTATGAGGAAGGGGAGTTATCGGAGACCAGCAGTGACCAAGAAAGGAGTCCCACACCCTCCAGTCACG GATCACTAaaggaagaaaaagaagaaaaaaagggACAGAGAGAGGCGACATCACCACCACCATCGAAGAGACAAACATCGACATCACGAGAGACATCGAGAGAGGAGGAGAGACAG CATGTTCTAAGAAAATGTGGCTT ATCTAGGAGTAGAGAGAAAAGCCATGGGTCACACTCTGACTCAAAATATAGACGTAGAGACAAACACAGCAGAGAGAAGGAGCGAATTAGACATCGTAGCGACAGTGACAGCAGAGAGAGAGAAAGAATCAGACACCGCAGCGATAGTGGCAGCAGAGATAGAGAACGGACCAGATACCGCAGCGACAGTGGTAGCAGAGAGAGAGAACGTACCAGACATCGCAGTAACAGTAGTAGCAGAGAGAGAGAACGTACCAGGCACAGGCCAAGATCAAAGTCCAGGGATAGGACCAAACG CCCTTCTGAGGACAAAATTGACAAACAGAAGCTGCTCGAGATAGCCCGCAGGAACGCTCTCAATATGATGAAGAACCCATCGGGAGCTGCTGACCAGACCAAAGTGGCAATCACATCGGGTGGAAAGACTGTCAATGAACTCACAG ATTTCTGCAAGCTACTATCCAAGAAGGATGCTGATGGCCATGAGTCTATTAGCTCCAACACTTCACACTCAAGCGACAGTGAGTCGGAGAAACCGTTTCATCATCCCTTTCAGATCAGGGACCGACCTAACAGCATAGTGATGAACATCCGG AACTCAGTTGCTCTACCAGTTAAGTCTCACCAGGAGAAGACAGCAGAACAATCAAGACAGCTGAGGCTACAGTTTCCTGTGTCAAGCGGTCAACACCACCGCAAGACTG AAAGTGAGTGGATTCCAGTATCGCCCAAGAAGGCAGAGGTAATACCCAGTACCCAAGTGGCTGTGATCAAACCTACCACCAAGCCTGCCAGAGTCTTCAGGGACGCCCCAGACCCTCCG AATATGGACATCAGCTCAATAGTATCCCAGCGACTCATGGCCATGCGCAGACTCCAGGAGAACCCAACAGACCCTGAGGCCCTGACGCAGATGTACGCAGCTCAGCAGAAT ATGCAGTCATGGGCCGAGTCTAAGCAGCTGCCTCCTGGACAGTTTACTGGTAGTACGGGAGTCAAAGTGTTGTCTCAGGCCGAACTGGCGTCAGGATACCAAGCTTGGGCTCGAAGG GATCAATTGCAAGTAGCTGCCCCGGTCAATAGTGGCATGGGCATGGCCCTGCTGCAGAAGATGGGCTGGCGGCCCGGTGAGGGGCTGGGCAAAAACAAGGAAGGCACTCTGCAGCCCCTTCTCCTGGAGGTCAAGATGGATAAGAAAG GGTTAGTGGCCCAAGAAGAGTTGCCCTCGAGACAGCCACACCAGATCGTGAGAGGTCCTCCTAGGAGTCTGGAAG